In Centropristis striata isolate RG_2023a ecotype Rhode Island chromosome 5, C.striata_1.0, whole genome shotgun sequence, a single genomic region encodes these proteins:
- the eps8l3b gene encoding epidermal growth factor receptor kinase substrate 8-like protein 3b: protein MFGNTGAFSYSPKGFSQDDFPQLRRALQQDDLRGPPLQRNNMSRPSGKSIYMQRKEYSETLNRHPDNFNVRVEHLFTCELDGQEVKTLDDCLAKLKRLDAKGRLWPQDMIMEVQRGYLLLSDIETKAELEALPLSSILKTKAVLDSCAYNSLLALTVQERNKRVPQVYMFQCEETGAKLVKSDLDRAVQKGGDVVEPRREQSDIRSNLENIIGQHVPGSFRQAGPRPVQQEWSPTPPAPPEQPPPQWRNREPENTPPPQFYTPQEPPMQHHEVYELQIGPEVAEQTDEARNTDILNHILNDMEVFMGKVSAAANAPILPEEDKGKKKKAFKKKKSKKNAPDVSLPPWEEYVSCLQKIKYGFNLLGQLDGTLTSPTAADFVHIFFNSLGMILPQYPEDLPPTVLSPLLTEAAVRLLSQVVDAEEDFLWRSLGDCWNVPRTRWPDDNIPLFIPEFYDGWQPPPPPARMPTPVPQQNSPMGQQRFAPRPREPPLYMQVIYDFMARNNKELSVMKGDVVQVVQKTKQWWLVRNARDEEGNVPQNVLEPMSDGPMEDIPRDTRGPVNLDMNSSSSEVRAWLEYKGFSKITVTSLGVLNGKLLLGMSKDEIRIVCPEEGGKVFFQLQAIKAAVALASEPSGMYNGRY from the exons atgtttggaaacaCTGGAGCTTTCTCATATTCCCCCAA GGGTTTCTCTCAGGACGACTTCCCTCAGCTGAGGCGAGCTTTACAACAAGATGATCTCAGGGGTCCTCCACTACAGAGAAACAACATGTCCAGACCCAGTGGAAAATCAATATACA TGCAGAGAAAGGAGTACTCGGAGACACTGAACAGACACCCTGACAACTTTAACGTCAGAGTGGAG CACCTGTTCACCTGTGAGCTGGACGGCCAGGAGGTGAAGACGTTAGATGACTGCTTGGCTAAGCTCAAGAGGCTCGACGCTAAAGGTCGTCTGTGGCCTCAGGACATGATCATGGAGGTTCAGAGGGGATATCTGCTGCTCAGCGACATCGAGACCAAG GCAGAGCTGGAGGCGCTGCCTCTGAGCAGCATCCTGAAAACCAAAGCTGTGCTGGACAGCTGCGcctacaactctctgctggcaTTAACTGTGCAGGAACGCAATAAACGCGTCCCTCAGGTCTACATGTTCCAGTGTGAGGAGACTGGG GCAAAGCTCGTCAAGAGTGATCTGGATAGGGCCGTCCAAAAAGGAGGTGATGTTGTGGAACCACGCAGAGAGCAGTCTGACATCAG GAGTAATCTTGAGAACATCATTGGGCAACATGTGCCGGGAAGTTTCCGGCAGGCTGGGCCTCGTCCTGTGCAACAGGAATGGAGCCCAACGCCGCCAGCACCGCCGGAGCAGCCGCCCCCTCAGTGGAGGAATCGAGAACCAG AAAATACGCCGCCTCCACAGTTCTACACCCCACAAGAACCACCGATGCAACATCATGAGGTTTATGAATTACAAATTGGCCCAGAGGTCGCAGAGCAGACGGACGAAGCGAGGAACACG GACATTTTAAACCATATTTTAAATGATATGGAGGTCTTCATGGGCAAAGTGTCTGCTGCAGCAAATGCACCTATTTTACCAGAAGAAGACAAGGGCAAGaagaaaaaagcatttaagaagaaaaaatcaaagaaaaatg CCCCAGATGTCAGTCTGCCACCTTGGGAGGAATATGTCTCCTGTCTTCAGAAAATCAAATATGGATTCAATCTGCTG GGCCAGCTTGACGGCACACTGACCAGCCCCACTGCTGCTGACTTTGTCCACATTTTCTTCAATAGTTTAGGCATG ATACTGCCCCAGTATCCTGAAGACCTGCCTCCCACTGTGCTGTCACCCCTGCTGACGGAGGCGGCCGTGCGGCTGCTCAGTCAGGTCGTCGATGCAGAGGAAGACTTCCTGTGGAGGTCTCTGGGAGATTGCTGGAACGTGCCCAG AACCAGATGGCCAGATGATAATATCCCACTATTCATCCCAGAGTTCTACGACGGCTGGCAGCCGCCTCCCCCTCCTGCACGCATGCCGACCCCAGTCCCTCAGCAGAACAGTCCAATGGGCCAACAACGATTCGCACCCCGTCCCCGTGAGCCGCCTCTGTACATGCAGGTCATTTATGACTTCATGGCCAGGAACAACAAGGAGCTCAGTGTTATGAAGGGTGATGTTGTTCAG GTAGTTCAGAAAACCAAGCAATGGTGGCTTGTTCGAAACGCCCGTGATGAGGAAGGCAACGTTCCTCAGAACGTTCTAGAGCCGATGAGCGACGGGCCAATGGAGGATATACCG CGGGACACTCGCGGCCCGGTGAATCTGGACATGAACTCTTCCTCTTCAGAGGTCAGAGCCTGGCTGGAGTACAAAGGTTTCTCCAAAAT CACTGTGACCAGCCTTGGGGTGCTGAATGGTAAACTGCTCCTGGGGATGAGCAAGGATGAGATTCGGATTGTCTGTCCAGAGGAAGGAGGCAAAGTCTTCTTCCAGCTCCAAGCCATTAAAGCAGCCGTTGCA CTCGCCAGTGAACCATCAGGCATGTACAATGGCCGCTACTAA